One region of Polaribacter pectinis genomic DNA includes:
- a CDS encoding T9SS type A sorting domain-containing protein, whose translation MKKITLLLMLLISAVGFSQQETFEVTFESGTAASDASKWNVFENDSNPALEVVANPDATGDNTSATVAKFTALAAGQPYAGTETIHLELGEWFLEASNTSISIMVYKTVISDVTVKFVNSTSGTVFQIAKPNTKMNEWETLTYDISSAISSGENHNIDQLVVFPEWSARTANTITYFDNVTWTANRTKAAGSGGSGGGSSAPTTDAPTPPARAAGDVLSIYSDAYTNVNVTNFNPGWGQSGAVDAAFDPTGNGTNTVLKYSNFNYQGTEFDATDASGMDFVHIDIWTADATDIKFSPINNGTGAGEFLVNVPLVTGSWSSVDIAIADFTGMTWDSLFQMKFDGQGGVNPSTIYIDNVYFYKGSPAVATAPTTDAPTPPTRAAGDVLSIYSDAYTNVNVTNFNPGWGQSGAVDAAYDPTGNGTNTVLKYSNFNYQGTEFDATDASGMDFVHIDIWTADATDIKFSPINNGTGAGEFLVNVPVVTGSWSSVDIAIADFTGMTWDSLFQMKFDGQGGVNPSTIYIDNVYFYKGTTTVATAPTTDAPTPPTRAAGDVLSIYSDAYTNVNVTNFNPGWGQSGAVDAAYDPTGNGTNTVLKYSNFNYQGTEFDATDASGMDFVHIDIWTADATDIKFSPINNGTGAGEFLVNVPLVTGSWSSVDIAIADFTGMTWDSLFQMKFDGQGGVNPSTIYVDNVYFYKSNTASIKDNTLANVSLYPNPATNFVTISADNTIDKVSVYNILGKAVKTISVNDTSKNIDISDLNSGIYLIKFTVNNAVGTSKFIKR comes from the coding sequence ATGAAAAAAATTACTTTATTATTAATGCTATTAATTTCTGCAGTTGGGTTTTCTCAACAAGAAACTTTTGAAGTTACCTTTGAAAGCGGAACAGCTGCAAGTGATGCATCAAAATGGAATGTTTTTGAGAACGACTCTAATCCAGCATTAGAAGTAGTTGCTAATCCAGATGCGACAGGAGATAATACATCAGCAACTGTGGCTAAATTCACAGCATTGGCAGCAGGTCAACCATATGCAGGAACAGAAACTATTCATTTAGAGTTAGGAGAATGGTTTTTAGAAGCTTCTAATACAAGTATAAGTATTATGGTCTATAAAACAGTTATAAGTGATGTTACAGTAAAATTTGTAAATTCTACAAGTGGTACTGTTTTTCAAATAGCTAAACCAAATACTAAAATGAATGAATGGGAAACATTGACATATGATATTTCTTCTGCAATTTCTAGTGGAGAAAATCATAATATAGATCAATTAGTTGTTTTTCCAGAATGGTCAGCTAGAACAGCAAATACAATTACATATTTTGATAATGTTACATGGACTGCAAACAGAACTAAAGCTGCAGGAAGTGGTGGTTCAGGTGGAGGATCATCAGCACCAACAACAGACGCGCCTACACCTCCAGCAAGAGCAGCAGGAGATGTTTTATCTATTTACAGTGATGCTTACACAAATGTAAACGTAACTAATTTTAACCCAGGTTGGGGACAATCAGGTGCAGTAGATGCTGCTTTTGATCCAACAGGAAATGGTACAAACACTGTATTAAAGTATTCAAATTTTAATTATCAAGGAACAGAATTCGATGCAACAGATGCTTCAGGAATGGACTTTGTACATATTGATATTTGGACAGCAGATGCCACAGATATTAAGTTTTCACCAATAAATAATGGTACTGGAGCAGGAGAGTTTTTAGTAAACGTTCCTTTAGTAACAGGATCATGGAGTAGTGTAGATATTGCTATTGCAGATTTTACAGGTATGACTTGGGATTCATTATTTCAAATGAAATTTGATGGACAAGGAGGCGTAAACCCTTCAACAATTTATATAGACAACGTTTATTTCTATAAAGGAAGCCCAGCTGTAGCAACAGCACCAACAACAGATGCACCAACACCTCCAACAAGAGCAGCAGGAGATGTTTTATCTATTTACAGTGATGCTTACACAAATGTAAACGTAACTAACTTCAACCCAGGTTGGGGACAATCAGGTGCAGTAGATGCTGCTTATGATCCAACAGGAAATGGTACAAATACTGTATTAAAGTATTCAAATTTTAATTATCAAGGAACAGAATTTGATGCAACGGATGCTTCAGGAATGGACTTTGTACATATTGATATTTGGACAGCAGATGCCACAGATATTAAGTTTTCACCAATAAACAATGGTACTGGAGCAGGAGAATTTTTAGTAAATGTTCCTGTAGTAACAGGATCATGGAGTAGTGTAGACATTGCTATAGCTGATTTTACAGGTATGACATGGGATTCATTATTTCAAATGAAATTTGATGGACAAGGAGGTGTAAATCCTTCAACTATTTATATAGATAACGTTTATTTCTATAAAGGTACTACAACTGTAGCAACTGCACCAACAACAGATGCACCAACACCTCCAACAAGAGCAGCAGGAGATGTTTTATCTATTTATAGTGATGCTTACACAAATGTAAACGTAACTAATTTTAATCCAGGTTGGGGACAATCAGGAGCAGTAGATGCAGCATATGATCCAACAGGAAATGGAACAAATACTGTATTAAAGTATTCAAATTTTAATTACCAAGGAACAGAATTTGATGCAACAGATGCTTCAGGAATGGACTTTGTACATATTGATATTTGGACAGCAGATGCCACAGACATTAAGTTTTCACCAATAAACAATGGTACTGGAGCAGGAGAATTTTTAGTAAACGTTCCTTTAGTAACAGGATCATGGAGTAGTGTAGATATTGCTATAGCAGATTTTACAGGTATGACATGGGATTCATTATTTCAAATGAAATTTGATGGACAAGGAGGTGTAAATCCTTCTACTATTTATGTAGATAATGTTTATTTTTATAAATCAAATACTGCAAGCATTAAAGACAATACTTTAGCAAACGTGAGTTTATACCCAAATCCGGCAACAAATTTTGTAACAATTTCTGCGGATAATACAATTGATAAAGTAAGTGTATATAACATTTTAGGGAAAGCCGTAAAAACAATTTCTGTAAATGATACTTCTAAAAATATTGATATTTCTGATTTGAATTCGGGTATCTATTTAATTAAATTTACTGTTAACAATGCAGTTGGAACGTCTAAATTTATTAAAAGATAA